In the Manis javanica isolate MJ-LG chromosome 12, MJ_LKY, whole genome shotgun sequence genome, one interval contains:
- the HNRNPA3 gene encoding heterogeneous nuclear ribonucleoprotein A3 isoform X3 yields the protein MEGHDPKEPEQLRKLFIGGLSFETTDDSLREHFEKWGTLTDCVVMRDPQTKRSRGFGFVTYSCVEEVDAAMCARPHKVDGRVVEPKRAVSREDSVKPGAHLTVKKIFVGGIKEDTEEYNLRDYFEKYGKIETIEVMEDRQSGKKRGFAFVTFDDHDTVDKIVVQKYHTINGHNCEVKKALSKQEMQSAGSQRGRGGGSGNFMGRGGNFGGGGNFGRGGNFGGRGGYGGGGGGSRGSYGGGDGGYNGFGGDGGNYGGGPGYSSRGGYGGGGPGYGNQGGGYGGGGGGYDGYNEGGNFGGGNYGGGGNYNDFGNYSGQQQSNYGPMKGGSFGGRSSGSPYGGGYGSGGGSGGYGSRRF from the exons ATGGAG GGCCATGATCCAAAGGAACCAGAGCAGTTGAGAAAACTGTTTATTGGTGGTCTGAGTTTTGAAACTACAGATGATAGTTTGAGAGAACATTTTGAGAAATGGGGCACACTTACAGATTGTGTG GTGATGAGAGACCCCCAAACAAAACGTTCCAGGGGCTTTGGTTTTGTGACCTATTCTTGTGTTGAAGAGGTGGATGCGGCAATGTGTGCTCGGCCACACAAAGTTGATGGGCGTGTAGTGGAACCAAAGAGAGCTGTTTCCAGAGAG GATTCTGTAAAGCCTGGTGCCCATCTAACAGTGAAGAAAATTTTCGTTGGTGGtattaaagaagatacagaaGAATATAATTTGAGAGACTACTTTGAAAAGTACGGCAAGATTGAAACCATAGAAGTTATGGAAGACAGGCAGAGTGGAAAAAAGAGAGGATTTGCTTTTGTAACTTTCGATGATCATGACACAGTTGATAAAATTGTTG ttcagAAATACCACACTATTAATGGGCATAATTGTGAAGTGAAAAAGGCCCTTTCTAAACAAGAAATGCAATCTGCTGGATCCCAAAGAG GTCGTGGAGGTGGATCTGGCAACTTTATGGGTCGTGGAGGAAACTTTGGAGGTGGTGGGAACTTTGGCCGTGGTGGGAACTTTGGTGGAAGAG GAGGctatggtggtggaggtggtggcagCAGAGGTAGTTATGGAGGAGGTGACGGTGGATATAATGGATTTGGAGGTGATG gtggcaACTATGGTGGTGGTCCTGGTTATAGTAGTAGAGGAGGCTATGGTGGTGGTGGACCAGGATATGGAAACCAAGGTGGTGGCTATGGTGGCGGTGGAGGAGGATATGATGGTTACAACGAAGGAGGAAATTTTGGAGGTG GTAACTACGGTGGTGGTGGGAACTACAATGATTTTGGAAATTACAGTGGACAACAGCAATCAAATTATGGACCCATGAAGGGGGGCAGTTTTGGTGGAAGAAGCTCGGGCAGTCCATATGGtg GTGGTTATGGATCTGGTGGTGGAAGTGGTGGATATGGTAGCAGAAGGTTCTAA
- the HNRNPA3 gene encoding heterogeneous nuclear ribonucleoprotein A3 isoform X1, whose protein sequence is MEVKPPPGRPQPDSGRRRRRRGEEGHDPKEPEQLRKLFIGGLSFETTDDSLREHFEKWGTLTDCVVMRDPQTKRSRGFGFVTYSCVEEVDAAMCARPHKVDGRVVEPKRAVSREDSVKPGAHLTVKKIFVGGIKEDTEEYNLRDYFEKYGKIETIEVMEDRQSGKKRGFAFVTFDDHDTVDKIVVQKYHTINGHNCEVKKALSKQEMQSAGSQRGRGGGSGNFMGRGGNFGGGGNFGRGGNFGGRGGYGGGGGGSRGSYGGGDGGYNGFGGDGGNYGGGPGYSSRGGYGGGGPGYGNQGGGYGGGGGGYDGYNEGGNFGGGNYGGGGNYNDFGNYSGQQQSNYGPMKGGSFGGRSSGSPYGGGYGSGGGSGGYGSRRF, encoded by the exons ATGGAGGTAAAACCGCCGCCCGGTCGCCCCCAGCCCGACTCCggccgtcgccgccgccgccgggggGAGGAG GGCCATGATCCAAAGGAACCAGAGCAGTTGAGAAAACTGTTTATTGGTGGTCTGAGTTTTGAAACTACAGATGATAGTTTGAGAGAACATTTTGAGAAATGGGGCACACTTACAGATTGTGTG GTGATGAGAGACCCCCAAACAAAACGTTCCAGGGGCTTTGGTTTTGTGACCTATTCTTGTGTTGAAGAGGTGGATGCGGCAATGTGTGCTCGGCCACACAAAGTTGATGGGCGTGTAGTGGAACCAAAGAGAGCTGTTTCCAGAGAG GATTCTGTAAAGCCTGGTGCCCATCTAACAGTGAAGAAAATTTTCGTTGGTGGtattaaagaagatacagaaGAATATAATTTGAGAGACTACTTTGAAAAGTACGGCAAGATTGAAACCATAGAAGTTATGGAAGACAGGCAGAGTGGAAAAAAGAGAGGATTTGCTTTTGTAACTTTCGATGATCATGACACAGTTGATAAAATTGTTG ttcagAAATACCACACTATTAATGGGCATAATTGTGAAGTGAAAAAGGCCCTTTCTAAACAAGAAATGCAATCTGCTGGATCCCAAAGAG GTCGTGGAGGTGGATCTGGCAACTTTATGGGTCGTGGAGGAAACTTTGGAGGTGGTGGGAACTTTGGCCGTGGTGGGAACTTTGGTGGAAGAG GAGGctatggtggtggaggtggtggcagCAGAGGTAGTTATGGAGGAGGTGACGGTGGATATAATGGATTTGGAGGTGATG gtggcaACTATGGTGGTGGTCCTGGTTATAGTAGTAGAGGAGGCTATGGTGGTGGTGGACCAGGATATGGAAACCAAGGTGGTGGCTATGGTGGCGGTGGAGGAGGATATGATGGTTACAACGAAGGAGGAAATTTTGGAGGTG GTAACTACGGTGGTGGTGGGAACTACAATGATTTTGGAAATTACAGTGGACAACAGCAATCAAATTATGGACCCATGAAGGGGGGCAGTTTTGGTGGAAGAAGCTCGGGCAGTCCATATGGtg GTGGTTATGGATCTGGTGGTGGAAGTGGTGGATATGGTAGCAGAAGGTTCTAA
- the HNRNPA3 gene encoding heterogeneous nuclear ribonucleoprotein A3 isoform X2 produces MEVKPPPGRPQPDSGRRRRRRGEEGHDPKEPEQLRKLFIGGLSFETTDDSLREHFEKWGTLTDCVVMRDPQTKRSRGFGFVTYSCVEEVDAAMCARPHKVDGRVVEPKRAVSREDSVKPGAHLTVKKIFVGGIKEDTEEYNLRDYFEKYGKIETIEVMEDRQSGKKRGFAFVTFDDHDTVDKIVVQKYHTINGHNCEVKKALSKQEMQSAGSQRGRGGGSGNFMGRGGNFGGGGNFGRGGNFGGRGGYGGGGGGSRGSYGGGDGGYNGFGGDGGNYGGGPGYSSRGGYGGGGPGYGNQGGGYGGGGGGYDGYNEGGNFGGNYGGGGNYNDFGNYSGQQQSNYGPMKGGSFGGRSSGSPYGGGYGSGGGSGGYGSRRF; encoded by the exons ATGGAGGTAAAACCGCCGCCCGGTCGCCCCCAGCCCGACTCCggccgtcgccgccgccgccgggggGAGGAG GGCCATGATCCAAAGGAACCAGAGCAGTTGAGAAAACTGTTTATTGGTGGTCTGAGTTTTGAAACTACAGATGATAGTTTGAGAGAACATTTTGAGAAATGGGGCACACTTACAGATTGTGTG GTGATGAGAGACCCCCAAACAAAACGTTCCAGGGGCTTTGGTTTTGTGACCTATTCTTGTGTTGAAGAGGTGGATGCGGCAATGTGTGCTCGGCCACACAAAGTTGATGGGCGTGTAGTGGAACCAAAGAGAGCTGTTTCCAGAGAG GATTCTGTAAAGCCTGGTGCCCATCTAACAGTGAAGAAAATTTTCGTTGGTGGtattaaagaagatacagaaGAATATAATTTGAGAGACTACTTTGAAAAGTACGGCAAGATTGAAACCATAGAAGTTATGGAAGACAGGCAGAGTGGAAAAAAGAGAGGATTTGCTTTTGTAACTTTCGATGATCATGACACAGTTGATAAAATTGTTG ttcagAAATACCACACTATTAATGGGCATAATTGTGAAGTGAAAAAGGCCCTTTCTAAACAAGAAATGCAATCTGCTGGATCCCAAAGAG GTCGTGGAGGTGGATCTGGCAACTTTATGGGTCGTGGAGGAAACTTTGGAGGTGGTGGGAACTTTGGCCGTGGTGGGAACTTTGGTGGAAGAG GAGGctatggtggtggaggtggtggcagCAGAGGTAGTTATGGAGGAGGTGACGGTGGATATAATGGATTTGGAGGTGATG gtggcaACTATGGTGGTGGTCCTGGTTATAGTAGTAGAGGAGGCTATGGTGGTGGTGGACCAGGATATGGAAACCAAGGTGGTGGCTATGGTGGCGGTGGAGGAGGATATGATGGTTACAACGAAGGAGGAAATTTTGGAG GTAACTACGGTGGTGGTGGGAACTACAATGATTTTGGAAATTACAGTGGACAACAGCAATCAAATTATGGACCCATGAAGGGGGGCAGTTTTGGTGGAAGAAGCTCGGGCAGTCCATATGGtg GTGGTTATGGATCTGGTGGTGGAAGTGGTGGATATGGTAGCAGAAGGTTCTAA